Below is a window of Escherichia coli DSM 30083 = JCM 1649 = ATCC 11775 DNA.
TTGAAGCGTAGTTCAAAATGCCAAAGATTTGACTTTGACCTCTGAGCAATTCACTTAAGTCAATAACAATATCTAGATCGAATGTCAAACCACAGAAATACATTAATAGGATAAAAAAACCACCTGGTATTAAATATCCAAGAAAGTCATAGAATGAGAATGGATTTTGATTCATTGTTGCTCTCCAATAATTTTTCAATTTGTAATATAACCTATATCTATATGTTAATAAATTACTTATATGTTCTTTTATGGCAGAGTTTGAATTCGTACGTGCTGATTTTTACGACTCAGTTAACTCTTTAAAGCGTTCCATAAACATCCCATAGGTATGGCCTGGCGACAGTGGAATAACTTTGAACATCTCTGTTGCCGGGATACCTTCCAGTACGGGCCAGAAAGAGCCATCATCAAGCCCGAGATCGCGGCGTTCGGTTGCCAGCATGATGAGATCGGCATATTTCACGGGCGTACTCATAACCGGGGGTAACCCGTATTTCTCACGGATTACGGCGTCTATTTTTTCTTCCATCCGTTTATAGTCAGGAAGAAGGCGTTTCAGTGGCGCCGGGATGTCCTGGCAATACGCTTCTGTTGCATCATGCATTAACGCTTCAAAAGCAAATTCCTGCGGTACCAGTTGGCTGCAAAGCACCGCATGTTGGGCGACGCTGTAGAAATGTGAAAGATGTCCTGCAAAGCGACAGATATTTGAAAGAGAAACCGCGATATCGTTAATAACGATGTCGTCTTTATTTATCCTGTCATAATAAAAATGCTTCCCGGAAAAAGTTTTAATAAATGACATTTTGTTCTCCACGTATATGCGCTGCACCGCGCTGAATTCTGGTAAAAGAAAGCCCTCACCATCCGGCGATTATTGAGTCAATTACGTTTCCATAAATGCCCCCGCAGGGGCATTTGCAGTAATGAAATCAGGCGGTAAAAGTACCAATAAAGGTTTCTACTTTGCTGTCCTTGAATTTCTCAACAAGCAGATCACGAAATTCGTTAGCCATTTCTTCCTGCACTGCTTCCAGCTGAATAATGCGCAGAACCAGTACAGGACGATCGCCAGTGATAATGCTGAGGCGTAATTTAAACGGACGTTCTTTCAGGCCTTCAAACGGAACGCATTTAAATTCAAATGCCACTGGCATAATATCTTTGGTCTTCGCTTCGACAGACTCCATCAGGGAGCGTTTGCCGCTGAAGTCATTGTCTTCAAAATCAGCGGTCTGGTTTGCTTCAATCGTGATTTTACGGACTGCCGCAGCCGCTTTTGTTGCCTGAATGGCATCACCATTAGCATCAAAGCCCACAAGGTAGTCGGCCCAGTCTTCAATCCATTCTGCCAGTGACTTCTGGGAGTTACGCTCGCCGTTAACAGACAACAGAGCAGAGAACGGTGCTGTCTTTTTCAGTTTGAGAGTGGCGGTGTTATCTGCGTGACCAGGCTCATCAATAGTACCCAGGTTAAGCACACTGACGGCACGCATATTATCGGCATCGATAAAGCAGCGGGTGCCTTCATCCGCAAGATCTTTAGAATAACGGGTAAAGTCATCGATGCTGGCAGTGGAAAGCGCACCACGGAAACGGAAGCGATTTAAATTAAATTTTTCCAGATCATGAATGCGGAAATTTTCAGGTAATGCCACTGCGTCGGCACCAATCTTACTGATAATTTCATTAACACCCTGAGCAGAAATAAGGGCATGGATTTGATTAATTGCGGTTGCGTCTAAGTTCTGAGACATAATAAGTCCTCACTATATAAAGATATTCAGTGATGAGATAAATAATCAGTTAATTAAGAACGATATTAATGACCTGCTGCGCGGAGTTTTCCGTCAGGTTCACCGGCAAGAGTCAGTAATTGTCCCTGGTCTTCCTGCAGAATAGTCAGGCGACCACCGCGATTGACATACATCGGCGTTTCGGTGGTGTCTTCTTCGGAAATTTTCCCGCGGTTAGTCGGACGAACATATGAGAGTTTGTGTTTTATTTTCACACGGTTCTCATCAAACGGTTCGATTTCCAGGTTGAGCGAGACCTTACCTTTGGTTTTCGTGTTCATCACACCGGAAGCGACTTCACTGAGAACTGCGCCGATTTTGGTTTCAAATACGCCGCCGTCCAGCTCCCCGATAAATTCCTGCACGTTGGTACTGCGTTCGCTAGCCATTTTGCTGCTCCTCATCATATCGACCCTGCAAGGTCGGTTGGTTTCTCCACAAAACAGAGAAGAACACCTGCGGTGGCAGCCGCCCGGGTGGATTGGGTTATGAGCCCGTCGTCCGGTGATGCTCTTCTCTGTTTTGTAAAAAGAGCGGTACCAGCCGGAAGCAAG
It encodes the following:
- the yfdR gene encoding 5'-deoxynucleotidase, whose amino-acid sequence is MSFIKTFSGKHFYYDRINKDDIVINDIAVSLSNICRFAGHLSHFYSVAQHAVLCSQLVPQEFAFEALMHDATEAYCQDIPAPLKRLLPDYKRMEEKIDAVIREKYGLPPVMSTPVKYADLIMLATERRDLGLDDGSFWPVLEGIPATEMFKVIPLSPGHTYGMFMERFKELTES
- the yfdQ gene encoding YfdQ family protein, which codes for MSQNLDATAINQIHALISAQGVNEIISKIGADAVALPENFRIHDLEKFNLNRFRFRGALSTASIDDFTRYSKDLADEGTRCFIDADNMRAVSVLNLGTIDEPGHADNTATLKLKKTAPFSALLSVNGERNSQKSLAEWIEDWADYLVGFDANGDAIQATKAAAAVRKITIEANQTADFEDNDFSGKRSLMESVEAKTKDIMPVAFEFKCVPFEGLKERPFKLRLSIITGDRPVLVLRIIQLEAVQEEMANEFRDLLVEKFKDSKVETFIGTFTA
- the yfdP gene encoding protein YfdP, with the translated sequence MASERSTNVQEFIGELDGGVFETKIGAVLSEVASGVMNTKTKGKVSLNLEIEPFDENRVKIKHKLSYVRPTNRGKISEEDTTETPMYVNRGGRLTILQEDQGQLLTLAGEPDGKLRAAGH